From Alosa sapidissima isolate fAloSap1 chromosome 7, fAloSap1.pri, whole genome shotgun sequence, the proteins below share one genomic window:
- the LOC121713566 gene encoding uncharacterized protein LOC121713566, with amino-acid sequence MDQVLYSVVQFPNGGTAIVLQSWLRDNTLLWPPKKIPLAKALQQRMEPDSTWITYSDVRQLITCQTYEEARRGEHKYNTPMCATAEIESEEEKEEREKRKTKPNPLYMDSDSDEPSGEVKKPRVLRPPNVRVPESWSQLARNELPITNEEDFNEAEALLKTEAVRQKMIARLAMVGGTSSTCRIRRMLAAALTNGLACKFSWAGKAYKHSEAKLPFRDTSLQDCMFVASRQCDRKLTQQTFSDIVKNWLRYAPWRAGGLKKN; translated from the exons ATGGATCAGGTGCTGTACTCAGTAGTACAATTCCCTAATGGTGGGACGGCCATAGTTCTGCAGAGCTGGCTGAGAGATAACACACTGCTATGGCCACCCAAAAAAATTCCACTTGCAAAGGCTTTGCAACAAAGGATGGAGCCAGATAGTACATGGATCACCTACAGCGATGTCCGCCAACTAATTACATGTC AAACATATGAAGAAGCCAGACGAGGAGAACACAAGTACAACACCCCCATGTGTGCAACCGCTGAAATTGAGTCAGAGGAGGAAAAAGAAGAACGggagaaaaggaaaacaaa gCCAAATCCACTGTATATGGATTCTGACTCTGATGAGCCATCTGGCGAAGTGAAGAAACCACGGGTTTTACGCCCGCCTAATGTCAGAGTTCCAGAATCCTGGTCACAACTGGCAAGAAATG AGCTGCCCATCACAAACGAGGAGGACTTTAATGAGGCCGAAGCCCTCTTAAAAACAGAGGCAGTCCGACAAAAGATG ATTGCCCGCTTGGCCATGGTGGGAGGCACCAGCTCGACCTGCAGGATCAGGAGGATGCTGGCAGCAGCCTTAACAAACGGCCTGGCCTGTAAATTTAGTTGGGCAGGGAAAGCGTACAAACACAGTGAGGCCAAGCTGCCATTTAGGGACACTTCCCTGCAAGACTGCATGTTTG TTGCTTCTCGGCAGTGTGACAGGAAGCTCACACAGCAGACCTTCAGTGACATCGTGAAGAACTGGCTACGTTACGCCCCTTGGCGTGCAGGAGGCTTAAAGAAAAATTAG